The following are encoded in a window of Acidicapsa ligni genomic DNA:
- a CDS encoding DUF6036 family nucleotidyltransferase produces the protein MSSESLPPEPWRSFLRDLDEALQSPARLDCIGGFVVTQLYGLDRPTADVDVIELAPKEASETLMEIALQGGPLHRKHRIYLDRVGVAAIPENYEERLTEMFPEAFRHLRLMALDPYDIALSKLERNSQKDRDDVRHLSRTVPFNMATLQQRYETELRWQLGRPDREDLTMKLWMEMLSE, from the coding sequence ATGTCTTCTGAGTCACTACCTCCCGAACCATGGCGCTCATTCCTGCGTGACCTCGACGAAGCCTTGCAATCTCCTGCGCGTCTGGACTGCATCGGTGGGTTTGTTGTCACGCAGCTTTACGGACTGGATCGACCGACGGCGGATGTGGACGTGATTGAACTCGCACCGAAAGAGGCATCTGAAACGCTGATGGAGATCGCCTTGCAAGGAGGTCCTCTCCATCGAAAGCATCGAATCTACCTTGATCGCGTAGGCGTAGCTGCAATCCCTGAGAACTATGAAGAGCGGCTCACTGAAATGTTTCCTGAGGCATTTCGGCATCTTCGGCTGATGGCTCTCGATCCGTACGATATTGCTTTATCGAAGCTCGAACGGAACAGCCAGAAAGACCGTGATGACGTTAGACATCTCAGCCGCACGGTTCCTTTCAACATGGCTACGCTCCAGCAACGTTATGAGACTGAGCTGCGTTGGCAACTTGGAAGACCGGACCGTGAAGATCTGACAATGAAGCTGTGGATGGAGATGCTCTCGGAGTAG
- a CDS encoding helix-turn-helix domain-containing protein, whose product MTGEDLKSVRTASNWTQSEAAFRLGVTQAYLSMVERGSRPVSNALASKVVRVFPLPATARPIKHRAVRRGGEEFFKRALGELGYPGFAYLESQQLVNPAKLLLLALDSEDLDARVTEALPWLPMHFPDMNWGWLTSESKSRDRQNRLAYVALLASDVAQKRGEFELAEKLRFHAASLERSRLANEDTLAHSSLSEAERKWLRTHRPPSAAHWNLLTDLKAEDLQHVF is encoded by the coding sequence ATGACTGGTGAAGACCTTAAATCGGTTCGCACCGCTTCGAACTGGACTCAGTCCGAAGCGGCCTTTCGCCTGGGCGTCACCCAAGCCTACCTTTCCATGGTCGAACGCGGTAGCAGACCGGTTTCGAATGCCCTGGCTTCAAAAGTGGTCCGTGTCTTCCCGTTACCTGCGACGGCCCGCCCCATAAAACATCGTGCGGTCAGGAGGGGAGGCGAAGAATTCTTCAAACGCGCTTTGGGCGAGCTCGGATACCCGGGATTTGCTTATTTGGAAAGTCAGCAATTGGTGAATCCAGCTAAGTTGCTTCTCCTCGCACTCGATAGCGAAGATCTCGATGCCCGGGTGACAGAAGCCCTGCCGTGGCTTCCCATGCACTTCCCTGATATGAACTGGGGCTGGCTTACCTCCGAGAGCAAGTCTCGAGATCGGCAGAATCGTCTTGCATACGTTGCTCTGCTGGCAAGCGACGTTGCGCAAAAACGCGGAGAATTTGAACTCGCGGAGAAACTGCGCTTTCATGCGGCGTCGCTGGAACGTTCTCGTCTGGCAAACGAAGACACGCTCGCCCATAGTTCACTGTCTGAGGCTGAACGCAAATGGCTGCGCACCCATCGACCTCCGTCAGCAGCTCACTGGAATTTGCTGACCGACCTGAAAGCCGAGGATCTTCAGCATGTCTTCTGA
- a CDS encoding helix-turn-helix domain-containing protein: MGRSTPSLVPRVARLLDDFGALLKLARLRRKLSAETVAQRAGITRRTLSKVEKGDSAVALGVYARVMQALRLENDLALLAKDDELGRKLQDAGIVARLRAPKRSSRTVRRDNENFADEA; encoded by the coding sequence ATGGGGAGATCGACGCCATCGCTTGTGCCGAGAGTCGCCCGGCTATTAGACGATTTTGGAGCTTTGCTGAAACTTGCTCGATTGCGCAGAAAGCTCTCGGCAGAGACGGTCGCACAACGCGCAGGGATCACTAGGCGCACGTTGTCCAAGGTGGAAAAGGGCGACTCAGCCGTTGCTCTGGGAGTTTACGCGCGAGTCATGCAAGCGCTGCGACTCGAAAATGACTTGGCACTGTTGGCGAAAGATGACGAACTAGGCCGCAAGTTGCAAGATGCCGGAATCGTGGCTAGGCTCAGAGCCCCGAAGCGGAGTTCCAGAACTGTTAGAAGGGATAACGAAAACTTCGCCGATGAAGCGTGA
- a CDS encoding metallophosphatase domain-containing protein, whose protein sequence is MRFVLISDTHGLHDKIEEMPEGDVLVHAGDFMNSGTDLREIISFNRWLGQQSFKHRVVCAGNHDKYFQSDPGTAKGLLTNADYLENSEITIEGVRLWGSPYTPEFLNWAFMYPRGTAATRYWNSIPEHLDVLITHGPPLGVLDQIAPHEAHLGCAELLDAVRSKKPKVHLFGHIHGGAGELEREGMHFVNAAYLNERYEPKHPAGQIRIIDF, encoded by the coding sequence ATGCGATTCGTACTGATCTCCGACACACACGGACTACACGACAAGATCGAAGAGATGCCCGAGGGGGATGTACTCGTCCATGCAGGCGACTTCATGAACTCTGGGACAGACTTGCGTGAGATCATCTCGTTCAATCGTTGGCTGGGACAGCAGTCGTTCAAGCATCGCGTGGTGTGCGCCGGAAACCACGACAAATATTTCCAGTCCGATCCCGGAACGGCTAAAGGCCTGCTCACGAATGCCGACTATTTAGAGAACTCGGAGATCACGATTGAGGGAGTCCGTCTCTGGGGTTCCCCGTACACTCCAGAATTCCTAAATTGGGCCTTCATGTACCCTCGCGGAACTGCTGCGACGAGATATTGGAACAGCATTCCCGAACATCTCGATGTGCTGATCACACACGGGCCGCCGCTAGGAGTCCTTGATCAAATCGCGCCGCATGAGGCGCATCTCGGATGCGCCGAGCTGCTCGATGCCGTCCGGAGCAAGAAGCCAAAGGTGCATCTATTTGGGCACATTCATGGTGGGGCCGGAGAGTTGGAGCGCGAAGGCATGCATTTCGTGAATGCCGCATACCTGAATGAGCGCTATGAGCCGAAGCATCCCGCTGGTCAGATTCGCATAATCGACTTCTAG
- a CDS encoding DUF1398 domain-containing protein, giving the protein MSKAIDNLTEAMQRGAAIRPRVGGFPYLAAALRQAGVTRNVWSLPSCQSIFITHEGPVAMQGVPLVTGAVDIPVFNQDALIKALRIDQAGDSTFPEFLDATWQAGVVGYEVDFGGRTVAYKGCDGEEYIEAYPEVKIG; this is encoded by the coding sequence ATGAGTAAAGCAATCGACAATCTCACTGAAGCGATGCAACGTGGTGCCGCGATCCGTCCCCGCGTCGGGGGCTTTCCATACCTGGCCGCAGCTCTCCGGCAAGCCGGCGTGACAAGGAACGTATGGTCTCTGCCATCATGCCAAAGTATTTTCATTACACATGAAGGCCCTGTTGCCATGCAGGGAGTGCCCTTGGTCACTGGCGCGGTCGATATCCCGGTATTTAATCAAGATGCTCTGATTAAAGCGCTTCGCATCGACCAAGCTGGAGACAGTACATTCCCTGAGTTTCTGGATGCCACATGGCAGGCAGGGGTCGTTGGCTATGAAGTGGATTTCGGCGGACGAACGGTTGCGTACAAAGGCTGCGACGGCGAAGAGTACATAGAAGCATATCCAGAAGTGAAGATCGGTTAG